The following coding sequences lie in one Rutidosis leptorrhynchoides isolate AG116_Rl617_1_P2 chromosome 6, CSIRO_AGI_Rlap_v1, whole genome shotgun sequence genomic window:
- the LOC139854745 gene encoding uncharacterized protein — MAVRDHFKARFCLPSDPRPSLLGLEAANGPDLGCLSSTEAVALELPVTETEIWEAVKNCAGRNILDGALIANETLDYLKKKHDKSLIFKVDFEKAFDCLSWDFLMEVMEHMGFGEKWRRWILSCLKSASISILVNGSPTDEFMLGRGVRQGDPLSPFLFIITAEGLNLLTKKAVQNGLFSGVEVGCDNVLISHLQYADDTIFFGSWSEGNMLNLMKILKCFELTSGLKVNYHKSIVYGVGVGKSEILGSGGGKNFKKLAEWKARAISSGGRVTLVKSVLNSIPLYYFSLFRAPPCVLKKLKSVRRSFFWGGLGSGAKIPWVKWDEILLPYDLGGLNLGTLNCKNFALIGKWSWRFHTEANSLWVKVIKSIYGSSGGLTSCTNNHIVSYSSAWYNIIKTCCFIDSIGVPFVSSFFKEVGNGATTSFWNDKWLGDFSLRDRFKRLVRFESNLDVSVCDRTSCMGSNRVGCWGWSRVPFGCALGELDELNHLLSSHVSKGDGPDAWRWGGSTSGRFTTNILSELITTKLLHSDTNVFETLRNNLVPKKVEVFVWRARKRQLPVLTELDKRGIDLHSTRCPLCDDSVESVEHSLILCKLAFDIWSKVLVWWGMGGSPNLSLGEMFQGKASLCMSEDGTRIWKWEITGIPCKHEVVVINNMVENGLEVGEQETSLWEKDEYLYTLVAPKKISTPDRPKNKRRMSSNEKDVVGVDGKLSTQGKLKKCGACETYGHNKNRCTTGASTSVLEVK; from the exons GTAGAAATATCCTTGACGGGGCTCTAATTGCGAACGAGACACTTGATTACCTAAAGAAAAAACATGATAAGAGCTTGATTTTTAAAGTCGACTTCGAGAAGGCGTTCGATTGTTTGAGTTGGGATTTTTTAATGGAGGTGATGGAACACATGGGGTTTGGGGAGAAGTGGAGGAGGTGGATTTTATCATGTCTCAAATCAGCGTCTATTTCAATCCTTGTTAACGGGTCTCCTACGGATGAGTTCATGCTTGGAAGGGGGGTGAGACAAGGTGATCCGCTCTCGCCTTTTCTTTTCATCATTACGGCGGAAGGTCTTAATTTATTAACTAAAAAGGCGGTCCAAAATGGTTTGTTTTCGGGGGTTGAAGTTGGCTGTGATAATGTTCTCATCTCGCATCTCCAATACGCGGATGACACCATTTTCTTCGGGTCATGGAGTGAGGGCAACATGCTCAATCTTATGAAAATCCTCAAATGTTTCGAGTTAACTTCCGGTCTAAAAGTTAATTACCACAAAAGCATTGTCTACGGTGTGGGTGTTGGTAAGAGTGAGATC TTGGGATCCGGTGGTGGAAAAAATTTCAAAAAACTTGCGGAATGGAAAGCGCGTGCGATATCGAGTGGTGGACGCGTGACCCTTGTCAAATCGGTTCTAAATAGTATCCCGTTGTATTATTTCTCCCTCTTCCGTGCTCCGCCGTGTGTACTCAAAAAACTCAAGAGTGTAAGACGTTCCTTTTTTTGGGGTGGGTTGGGTTCGGGGGCAAAAATTCCTTGGGTAAAATGGGATGAGATTCTTCTTCCTTATGATTTGGGCGGGTTAAATTTGGGGACTTTAAATTGTAAAAACTTTGCTTTGATTGGCAAGTGGTCGTGGAGGTTTCATACCGAAGCTAACTCCTTGTGGGTCAAAGTTATCAAAAGCATTTACGGCTCTTCGGGTGGTCTTACTTCGTGCACTAATAATCATATTGTTTCTTATTCTTCGGCTTGGTACAATATTATTAAAACATGTTGCTTTATTGACTCAATTGGCGTCCCTTTTGTGAGCTCTTTTTTCAAAGAAGTTGGTAATGGTGCGACAACATCCTTTTGGAATGACAAATGGTTGGGCGACTTTTCTCTTCGTGATAGATTCAAGAGGCTGGTCAGGTTTGAATCTAACCTTGATGTTTCGGTCTGTGACCGAACATCTTGTATGGGTTCTAATCGGGTCGGTTGTTGGGGCTGGTCGAGAGTACCCTTCGGGTGTGCCCTTGGTGAACTTGATGAGCTAAACCACCTTCTTAGTTCTCATGTTTCCAAGGGTGATGGTCCTGATGCTTGGCGTTGGGGTGGCAGTACTAGTGGGCGGTTCACAACAAATATTCTTTCCGAGTTGATTACCACGAAACTTTTACATTCAGATACCAATGTGTTTGAAACTTTGCGCAACAATCTGGTTCCAAAGAAAGTCGAGGTGTTTGTGTGGCGTGCGAGGAAAAGGCAGTTACCGGTCCTAACGGAGTTGGATAAAAGGGGTATCGATCTCCACTCAACTCGTTGCCCCTTATGCGATGATAGTGTGGAGTCGGTAGAACATTCACTTATTTTATGTAAACTTGCCTTTGACATTTGGTCTAAGGTCCTTGTCTGGTGGGGCATGGGCGGTTCTCCAAATCTTAGCTTGGGTGAAATGTTTCAAGGTAAAGCAAGCTTATGTATGTCGGAAGATGGTACGAGAATTTG GAAGTGGGAAATAACTGGAATACCTTGCAAGCATGAAGTTGTAGTTATCAATAACATGGTAGAAAATGGTCTAGAAGTTGGTGAACAAGAAAC AAGTTTATGGGAAAAAGATGAATATTTGTACACTCTTGTTGCACCAAAGAAGATATCCACTCCTGATCGACCAAAGAATAAGAGAAGAATGTCTTCTAATGAGAAGGATGTGGTTGGTGTAGatggtaaactgtcaacacaag GTAAGTTAAAGAAATGTGGTGCATGTGAAACTTATGGTCACAATAAGAATAGGTGTACTACTGGGGCATCTACAAGTGTGTTGGAAGTAAAATGA